Below is a window of Bifidobacterium asteroides DNA.
GACTCACTCCGGGGGCCTTGGACAGCAGCTCGCGGGCTTGGTCAGGGGTGACATCGTGCTCGAACTCGGCATTGATGCTCATGCCATGGGCTGTGAAGACTCCTACCCGCACGCAGGTGCAGGAGGCGGCCAGATCAGGCAGGTGCAGGATTTTGCGGCTCTCATTGCGCAGCTTCTGCTCCTCGTCGGTCTCCCCGCTGCCGTCATCGACCAAGTCGCCTATAAAAGGAACGGCGTTGAAGGCGATGGTGCGCACCACCTTGGTGGGCGGGGGGAACTCGATGGCCGATCCGTCGAAGACCAGACGATCAGCACCCTGCTCAACGGCGGTTTTGGCCTCGTCGCGCAGCTGGAGGACGCCGGCACGCCCAGCCCCCGACACGGCCTGGTAGGAGGAGACGATCAGACGGCGCAGACCGTAGGCCTTGGCCAAGGGACTCAGCACCGGCATGCAGGCCATGGTGGTGCAGTTGGGATTGGCCACGATCCGCCGGGGGATAAGATCCAGGTCCTCGGGGTTGACCTCAGCCACCACCAGGGGGACCTCGGGATCCATCCGCCAATGGGAGGAGTTGTCGACCACGTAGGCTCCGGCCTCGGCGAAGCGAGGGGCCCAGGTTCCTGAGGTCGAGCCGCCGGCGGAAAAGATGGCCAGATCAATTCCGCTAAGGTCGGCCTGCTCCACATCCTCGACTGTGATGGTCCTGTCACGCCAGCGCAGCTGCTCTCCAGCAGACCGGGAGGAGGCCATGAATCGCAGGTCGGACACAGGAAAGTCCCGTTCGTCCAGCATGCGGCGCATGACCATGCCTACCTGGCCGGTGGCACCCAGAACGGCAACATTGATGCCACGGCGACCGTTGTTCGTCAAATCGGCCTTGTCTGTCATCGCTCTCTCCTCTCCGCTCAACGACCTGTGCCGCCATAAACGACCGCCTCGACCTGATCGGCGTCCAAATGGAAGGCCGTATGGATGGCCCGTACCGCCTCGTCCAAGTCCTGAATGGGCACCAGGGCGGAGATTCGAATCTCGGAGGTCGAGATCATGAGCACGTTGATATGCCGGTCGCTCAAGGCCCGGAAGAAGGTGGCGGTAATGCCCGAGTGGGTCTTCATGCCCACCCCTACCAGGGTCACCTTGCCCACCTCGGGATTGATGTCGACCGAGCGGAACCCCAGTTGCTCGCGGGAGTCATCCAGCATGGGGACCACCTGATCAGCCTGAGCGGATGGCAGGGTGAAGGAGATGTCCACGGTTCCGGTAGCCGCCCCAGCCTGGACGATCATGTCGATGTTGATGCCGCCCTCGGCAAGGATGGTGAAGAGCCGCGCGGCCACGCCAGGTCGATCGGGTACGGCCCGCAGGCTGACCTGGGTCTCGCTGCGGTCGTGGGCAACCCCTGAGATGATGGGTGACTCGGGGCCGTTCAGGTCCGGAAACAAGTCACCCATGGATTCGCCGTTGGTCATGACCTTCCTTCCGTCATATCCCGTTGCCTGTCAGCGTGCGCAGCGGGGGAATCCGGCAACTGGCCGGTCTCCAGATTGGGAATCTTGACGACATCGACATCGTCGGGCATGATCAGCGTGCCTCGACGATGGGAAAATGAACTGCGCACATGGATAGGCATGCGGAAGCGCTGTGCATACTCCACGCAGCGCAGAGCCAATACCTTGGAGCCGCCGGCCGCCATCTCCAGCATCTCCTCGTACGAGATGCGAGCAATTCTTCGGGCAGTGGGGACAATGCGCGGATCGGCGGTAAAAACGCCGTCTACGTCGGTATAGATTTCGCAGACATCCGCATTGAGCGCCACAGCCAGAGCCACAGCCGAGGTATCCGAGCCGCCGCGTCCCAGGGTAGTGGCATCGCCGTCGGCGTTAACTCCCTGAAAGCCTGCCACAATACCCACTTCGCCTCGGTCCAGAGCCTTCATGACTCGCTGGGGTCGGACATGGCGGATGTGGGCTGCGCCGTAGCGTGCATCAGTCATGAATCCCGCCTGCGAACCGGTGAAGGAATGGGCGCGCTCGCCTTGTGCATGGATGCTCATGGCCAGCAGGCTCATGGAGATGCGCTCCCCCGCCGTCATGAGCATGTCCATCTCACGGGCCGGTGGATTGGAATCCACATCCATGGCCTGATCGATCAGATCGTCAGTGGTGTCCCCCATGGCGGAAACCACCACTGCGATGTCATTGCCAGCGCGCTTGGTATCAATGATGCGCTTGGCCACACGCTTGATGGAGTCCGAGTCCGCCACCGAAGACCCGCCATACTTCTGAACGATAAGTGCCACTGCTGTTCCATCCCGCGACGGTTAAGCCACTAGACCATCATCTGCAACATGTTGATTATATGGATTATATGAACGACACCGTTCTATCAGACCCTCTCCACCAACATGCGAAACAATGGCTGCAGGCCTTACAGATCGCGACGGCCGGATATTGCCCGGCCAAGGGTGATCTCGTCAGCATATTCCAGATCACTGCCGACAGGCAGACCGCTGGCCAGCCTGGTGACCCGCAGGTCCAGGGGACCCAGCAGCCGTCCTAGGTAGGTGGTGGTGGCCTCGCCTTCGATGTTGGGGTCCAGGGCCAGCATGACCTCCTTGACCTGATCGGTGCCCAACCGCTTCAAGAGCTCGGGAATGCGCAGATCACCTGGCCCGACGTTGGACATAGGATCGATGGCCCCGTCCAGCACATGATATAAACCCCGGTACTCTCCGGTACGCTCGATGCTCATGACGTCCTTGGGCTCCTCGACTACGCAGATGATGCTGCGGTCACGCCGTGGATCCTGGCAGATGGGGCATGGGCTGGTCTCGCAAACATTGCCGCAGATCTCGCAAAACCGAACCTTCTCCTTGGCGGCGACAATAGCATCGGCCAGATCCTGAGCGCTGCGCCGATCGGCTCCCAGAATATAGAAGGCGATGCGCTGCGCCCCCTTGGGACCAATGCCCGGCAGTTGAGCGAAAGCGTCAATCAGCTCTTGAATGGCTCCATCATAGGTAGCAGTCATCATTCACCTCCCTGTCGCTGTGCCTGTTCCTGCCGGCGCTTTTGGACGTTGATCGGATTCTGGGGGTCGTCAGCAGCAAAATCCTCCACCTTGGTCACATCAAACAATTTGGTCAGTTCATCCTGGTTCATGGCATTGTCCGCCCCGAGCCTGGCATCGTCCATGGAATAGACATCGTTCTCGGGATCCACGGAAGGCCCCGAGGCTTGGGAGGAGACTGCAGCAGACGATGCTCCATCCCGATCGGAACCGCTCTGGGCCGAACTAGCGAAGCCTGCAGGCATTCTCCTGCCCTCAGCTCCAGAGACCTTTGCCATCGTCTGGGGACCATCCAAACCGCCAGCAGCATCGGAACCGTGACCGTCGCTCTGCACCGACGGAGTTGGGATGCCAGCCGCCATGGCCCCTTCATTGGGGACCGGTCCGGTCCCCAATGCCGAATCCGGGGCTGCACCCGAGACGCTTCCCTGGCCAGACGAATCAGCTGACTCCGAGACTGCAAGCCCTTGATCCGAAGCCTCACGGCCCTGACTGTTGGAGGACTCTGCAGAGGCTGCGGCGCTGATCCCGGAATCGGGCACAGCCCAGGGATCCGTGTCATCGCTCATGTCCGGCAGAGCTACCTTTTTGGACTCATGGTCTTTCTGGCCATAGGATCCGTCGTCGCCCTCACCGGGCTGCCGGACCTTTTGCGGCGCGAGAGTCGCTGGCATGGGGTGAGCCCAGGGATCATCATCCGGCAATACCGTTGAAGCAGTTGAGCCAAAGCCCGCCGCCGGCAGCGGTTCCGAAGATGTTTGAACCAGACCGCCGACCGGGTGGTGGACGTCGTCGGAGTTCCCGTCGTCGGCAGCTTCTCCAGGAGTGGACCTTCCCTTCGATGCTGATGCTCCAGCCTCACCTCGATGACCAGCCGAAGCCGTCATCTCCCTAGGGGCATGCCCCTGCTCCGTGGCTGCATGAGGCATGACAGCTGCTCCAAGGTTCATGGTGGCCAAGCCGGCCCGGGCTAGAGCCACTTCCTTCTTGACCTCTGCCCGACGCTGCGGAGACATCCTGTTGACGGACTCTACCGTCTCGCCGTTGGCAGCCGTCCCCGATGGGGCGATCATGGTGGCCTGTCCAAACTCCTGACGAGCGCGGACCATGACGATACGCGGCACCTTGGTCTCCCCGTCAACCGACTGCGCAGACACGGCCATGGCGAAGGCATGCTGGCTGAGTGGACGGTCAAAAGTCATAGAC
It encodes the following:
- a CDS encoding aspartate-semialdehyde dehydrogenase; the protein is MTDKADLTNNGRRGINVAVLGATGQVGMVMRRMLDERDFPVSDLRFMASSRSAGEQLRWRDRTITVEDVEQADLSGIDLAIFSAGGSTSGTWAPRFAEAGAYVVDNSSHWRMDPEVPLVVAEVNPEDLDLIPRRIVANPNCTTMACMPVLSPLAKAYGLRRLIVSSYQAVSGAGRAGVLQLRDEAKTAVEQGADRLVFDGSAIEFPPPTKVVRTIAFNAVPFIGDLVDDGSGETDEEQKLRNESRKILHLPDLAASCTCVRVGVFTAHGMSINAEFEHDVTPDQARELLSKAPGVSLAEIPTPLDAAGKDPSFVGRIRQDQAVEGKRGLSMFVANDNLRKGAALNAVQIAELIARKHFADRI
- a CDS encoding aspartate kinase yields the protein MALIVQKYGGSSVADSDSIKRVAKRIIDTKRAGNDIAVVVSAMGDTTDDLIDQAMDVDSNPPAREMDMLMTAGERISMSLLAMSIHAQGERAHSFTGSQAGFMTDARYGAAHIRHVRPQRVMKALDRGEVGIVAGFQGVNADGDATTLGRGGSDTSAVALAVALNADVCEIYTDVDGVFTADPRIVPTARRIARISYEEMLEMAAGGSKVLALRCVEYAQRFRMPIHVRSSFSHRRGTLIMPDDVDVVKIPNLETGQLPDSPAAHADRQRDMTEGRS
- the recR gene encoding recombination mediator RecR; translation: MTATYDGAIQELIDAFAQLPGIGPKGAQRIAFYILGADRRSAQDLADAIVAAKEKVRFCEICGNVCETSPCPICQDPRRDRSIICVVEEPKDVMSIERTGEYRGLYHVLDGAIDPMSNVGPGDLRIPELLKRLGTDQVKEVMLALDPNIEGEATTTYLGRLLGPLDLRVTRLASGLPVGSDLEYADEITLGRAISGRRDL
- a CDS encoding ACT domain-containing protein, whose protein sequence is MTNGESMGDLFPDLNGPESPIISGVAHDRSETQVSLRAVPDRPGVAARLFTILAEGGINIDMIVQAGAATGTVDISFTLPSAQADQVVPMLDDSREQLGFRSVDINPEVGKVTLVGVGMKTHSGITATFFRALSDRHINVLMISTSEIRISALVPIQDLDEAVRAIHTAFHLDADQVEAVVYGGTGR